The Panicum virgatum strain AP13 chromosome 6K, P.virgatum_v5, whole genome shotgun sequence nucleotide sequence AGTCAATGCTCTACACTGCTGTTGCCGGTTGCACAAAACTGAGGTGAATCACAATGGCGGTTGATGCATTGTTTGTCCCCAAATCACAGTTGGGCACTTGTAAAATTCACTGTGTCTTTCTCATAGGTAATGACGAAACAAGATGCAATCTCCAAGGATAGCCATTTGTCCTCGGCTGCTAACTTCCAATGGCAGCTTCGTTCTCTTCCCATTGCAATCTCCACCGTCCATCCTTCATCGCACGGTGACCAGCTTCTCCTAGTCACCGTGCTATGCGTTAAACAAGCGAAGGCGCCAATTGGGGGAGACATCCTACACGGCGAGGGCTCGAACAacagccggccgccggccatgtGCCCCAACGCGTCAACCACGGCGACTGCCGATGCAGACAGCGAGCTTGCAAAGCTTCAGGCCTCACGAGCCGCCATCGTCTCGGTCCTTTCCGCGGCCGCCGAGGCCGAGATCGACATCGATGCCGTCGGCGATCACCTAGCCGAGCTGCTGTCCCGCgcgtcgccgtcctcctcccaCCTCCAGTCCCAGGccgtggcggcgcgcgcgctgcGCGCCCGCATCGACCGCGCCGTCGTCCCCGCCGAGCCCCTCCTCGCGGCGTTCCGCCACGTGTCCGCGCTCGCCGAggaggccgcgccgcccgcggacCCGGCCGACGCCGCGAGCGCCGTCGCGTTCGTCGACCGCGTGGACCAGCTCCGCGACGCCAtcgaggaggtggtggcgcgcGGGGACGAGGCCGTCCGGCGGGTGGAGGAGGCCGTCGGGTTCCTTGGCCGGACCAAGGCCGCAGGCCGCGGCCGCGTGCGCAGGCTCACCGAGGCCGCCGCGACGCTGCGCGCCGTGTACGAGACGGAGGCCGAACAGATGCGCTTCGAGGGCCCGCTCGACGAGGCGCTCCTCGGCCTCCAAGACCTCTTCGAGGCGCTGCTCCTCAGGCTCAAGCacccggcggcgcccgcgggcgacgacgacgacgacgtcgccggcgccgacggggACACGGCGCCGTACGAGCTGGGCACCGACGACGAGGTGGAGGCCGCGACGAGGATGGCCAGAACGCTCGCCGGCAACGACTGCTTGGACATCTGCCTCGACATCTACGTCAAGGTGCTTGTTGTTTCTAGCTAGCTGCGACAGTTGCGGTGTGAGTAACCGAAATAACGGTGGGTGACGTCACGCAGACGAGGTACAGGAGAGCGGCCAAAGCGATGATGCGGCTGAACCCGGCGTACCTCAAGTCGTACACGGTGGAGGCCATCGACGGCATGGAGTGGGAGTCGCTGGAGTCGGCCATGGCGCTGTGGAGCCCGCACTTCCACGTGGCCATAGCCGCCGTGCtcgcggcggagcgccggctCTGCGCGCGCGTGCTCGAGCCCCTGCCGCCGGCGGTCTGGCCCGAGTGCTTCGCCAAGATCGCCGCCCGTATCGTCGCGGCCTTCTTCCGCTTCGCCGACGgcgtggccgccgcggcgcgcgagcCCCAGAGGCTGTTCAAGCTGCTCGACATGCTCGACGCCGTGGTCCGGGAGCGGGGGCGCCTCGACGAGCTCTTCTCCAGCGAGTCGGCCACGCTGGTCGCCATCCGCGAGCGCACGCTCGAGGTGGAACGCGCCCTGGCGCGGGCCGCGGCCGGCGTCTTCTTCGAGTTCGGCCTCCGCATCGAGACGCACTAcgtcaccggcgccggcgccggcgccgacgtgcCCAAGATCGTGCGGTACGCCGTGAACTACCTCAAGTGCCTCGCGTCCGACGACTACGGCGCGCTCATGGACACCGCGCTGCGGGCGGagcgggagcgcggcggcggcgaggacgaagacgggagcgagggcggcggcggcggcggccgcgcgccgctggcCGAGGCGGCGTCGAACGTGCTGGAGGCGCTGCACCGGCACGTCGAGGCGGCGCGCCGGGTGTGCGCGGACACGGTGGCGTCGCACGTCATGGCCATGAACGCGTACTGGTACATCTACATGCGCGCCCGGGGTTCGGAGCTGGCGAAGCTGGTCGGCGAGGACACCATGCGGCGCCGGTacaaggcggcggccgaggaggccgcgtGGGAGTACCAGGACGCGGCGTGGACGCCGCTGGTCCGGGTCGTCTGCGGCGGCAGCTCCGGCGCGCCCAAGACCTGGCCGGCCGCCGACGCCCGGGGAAAGGCGGCAGCGTTCGCCGACATGCTCGAGGATCGGGTGAGGCGGCACGGCGCGGAGTACAAGATCCCGGACGGCGACCTCCGGGGGCAGATCAAGACCGCGGCGGCCAAGGCAGTGCGCGGCGCGTACGCCGGCTTCTTGAAGGCCAACGACAAGGCAttggccggcggccggagggAGATGCTGCCGCTGGACGTCATCGAGAGAATGGTTGGGCGGGTGTTCGATGAAATGGGCGATGGAGTCGCCGGCAGCGTCGGCCGGGCAAGGAGCAGCCGGAGCCGGCGAGAGTCGAGGGACAGCGGCAATCTGGAGGGCTTTGGCGTCTAAAGAGGCAAACATGGCGCATAGGCGCCAATGCTGGCATGTACTTGCTGCTTGTGTTAGAACCAAGCAGAGAATGTTGTGTACTTGTGTAGACCCCTCAAGCCTTCAAAGAATGTTATGTAATCTATTAAAATCTACATTATTATGCTCATGAAAACTAATaaattaaaatgaaaacatattTATGAAATTTGAGGTACTACTTTTCTATAACCAACCAAACTGCGTTTGACATTGTTACCTTGGCTTTTATTGATAGATTGCGCAaaaaaatcaccaaaacacaTTAAAAAAATTTGACGGCGGCTGATAGCCATATGCAGAAAATGCAGGTCGATGATCATCTCACCAGCACGCAATCAAGACACAGATAAACAGGGCTTTTATCCCACAACTGCGATGCAAGCAAGCAAATACATTACCGGGCACAGCTGATATGTATCGCATACAAACCATAACGCTAAACTCCTTTTGCACACAGCTAACCGACCACTATTATTCTGTAAATAGGCACACCCTAACATAGATACAGTGATGCACACGCTAAGCTGCTGTTCTAGAACCTGAAAAGACTACCCTGGAGAAAGTCACACCTATACAATCTTCGACGACAGTTTTGTTAGCCCGTCCGAAGGTACCGGAGTTCGACTTGTTTTGCTTTCTTCACAGCTGATGGATAGCAAAGATCAAGTCACCTCTCCTATGATGAATTTGTGGGTTCATTTCAAGAGTCCGAGTCAGTAGGTCCTGAAACATCACAGAATTGAACGAATTACTTATGATAATAATGCATCCAAAATAATCACTGAGAAGCTTAGTCTCAGTACTGAGGGAAGATGGTACTTACCTTCACCACAGAGCTGCTCAACTCGGCTTACAATGTGCTTGCCATAGGTGTACTTCCTCAATGCTTGCAGATGACCCTTTACACGGCTGAGGAGAAGTTCCCGTTGACTCTCATTGCATGTTTCGAGTATCTTCTGAACCACATAATTAGCATACTGGTCCTTCATCATTGCCTAATTGAACATAACAAATGGTTAGCAAATATAACCTAGGATCCAGTCAAGGGAAGACAAAGTTACAGAAGAAAAGAGGCTTGTTCAGTTTTTTCATGATCATAAGGTTCACAGCTCCAAGAAAGTTGGAAGCATGGAACTGAAAGGCAGACACTCATGGCATTATCTGATTTGTATGCTAGCACATGTATGTCATCTTCCTACCTCAGACCAGTTCACTTTAGCATTAGTTTCATAATCTCTCTGGGTCTGGAAAGAAATGGATGATGGAAACATCACGGGATTGAAGCTATTATACATACCAGCAAATTGTCATTGCCCTCTGTCTGCTCCACGATCTGCCTGATCAGAAGATCCCGCTCCACAATATCACCATGCTGAAAAGACTTCTCTATCACATTTGATGCAAATTTATTTTGGCTCATGGTGACAACCTGTCCAGCCAATTTAGTAATAATTTGGCTCCTCTCATGAGATTTTCCTCTTTCTAGAACATGCTGCAAAAGAACCAAAGAGAACAATAAGCTGACAAGCAAGACAGAAATGTATCAAACATTGGTACCTCATAAGAGAAAGGTGTTGAGTATCCACTATATTAAACTAAAAACAAATTTTACCTGTGTAACATAGTTGCCATACTGATCTTGAGCAAGGATGCATGCTGACTGCAAAATCTCATCTATTATGCACTGGCCTTGTGAATTACCACCACAATGCTCCAAAACTCTCTGCCAAGTATGATAAACATTAAAGAGACCACCAGAATCTCTCACCAAATTTGAATAAAATACTACTGTATATTACCTGAATTACACGGCAACCGTATGGGTGCATTGAAAGGCTAGCAACTTGTCCCTGAAAAGCAGATACTATGAAATCAATATGTTCCGTAGGGACACATTCAATGCACTTCTGGATAACATGATTTCCATTTTGATCACGAACACATCGCATAACATGTCCATCGAGCTCACGAACTAGATCTATTTTCTGCTCAAGTTCCATAACTTCAAGAGCCTACATGTTTTCAGAGAGAAGTTAGTGGAAGCAAGAATCAACAATGATAGCTGTTAGTTGCTTACACTAAGCTAGATGATAGCAAGAATCACATGAGAAGCTAAGCTGTAAGGTGCTTACACTGGATCACCAGCCTCAGTTACATTAGTAGATCTAGATTAATCAGTAAATTCTAAATATACAGAGCAAAACCATTTAGAATAGCATAGGTAAGTTCCCCTCTGAACACCGAACTGGTTACAAAAGGATAACCCTCTAACAATGACATGCAGTGGATATGGATGTTGTGATAGAAACCTACTGTGTATTTTTTGCaataaggaaaagaaaaacaaaagaaaggaagGAAGAAAGACTTTATTTATAGAGACAAATACCAGTAAGGAAAAACACTGATTGTTGGTAGAACATAAACTAAAAAGAATTGATCCCACACATACTTGTGGTAGTATATTAGATACCACATGTTTCAAATACATTAAGGCACCGCATGTTTCAAATGCTCACTCCACTACTGCTGCTATGCTCGtgtaaaccttttttttttttgaggaaataTGCTCATATAAACCTTAGTAGAAACTTTGATCTGAATGTGTTCAAGAAAAGTTTTCATAAGAACTAAAGTAATTAACACTGCATTCTGGATCACACAGTTTTACCAAGACCGAAGCCATCTATCACAGGCACATGTAGTTAGTATCACCCAGGATATCACTTTACTCAGCAGCTAATGTCAAAATCAAGCAGAAGTGGTTTGAGACAAGTATCACAAGTTGATGAAAGAAATGCTATATACGAATAAATTGAGACATGGACTTGGATAAACATTGTATGTATTCCTATTATTGTTACAAAATATTCACATTTAACATAAAACATATTAGGAAAAGATTAAAGAGTACCTTCTGAATTACTCTGCAGCCATACATCTGAAGACTCAAAGGCAAAACATGACCAACAAGCTTAGTGCCAAGATCCCTCCTTTGCTCACGAGTTCCATGTTCAAAGAACTGCAATTGATTACATGTTATTTCTTCTAATACAACTCAAGTTTACTGGTTACTTGTTACAAGGCACGAATATGTGAGATGAAGTGACCAGATATGGCAATCAATAGACAAAAAAAATTACTGAGGCCTAGGAGATTCATCCTTAACAACAGCAGCATACCTTTTGGATCACATAGTTCCCAAAAACGTCAGTCATTAAAGATGCAGCATGAGGAAGAACTTCTGCAAAAACAGATGCCTTCTCTTCAGCAGTGCAGTTTTCCAACTTCTGCTGGATGAATCGGCTACCATGCTGGTCAGCGCTGAGATCAAGAATACCCCAGAATTAGCATACAAACCTTTATTTCTTGGAATGGATCTTAAGACAGGATGTGGGCTAACTCAATAATCAAACTCAATAATCAATACCGGACAACTAACCTGTATTCCACAATACGGCCTGTGATATCAGATAGCTCGACCCTACGTGCTCTGTTGGACTTTAGCTCTTCTAGGAAAGAACAGGCCTTTGGTTCATCAAACTTCTGCCTTTGAGGCTGCCCTTGAGTCCCTGAATTAGCAGTAATATTTCTGGTGGGGGACTGGAATCCAACAGAATCGTTTCTCCTGCCAGGAGGCAATGCTCCAGGCAATGTTTGTCCCTGAAACACCGGACTGGTAGGGTAACTCATCGGTATGTAGGGTGACATGGCTTGATAATTTGGAACAACTCCTCTTCTGGATGTGGGAGAATTAGGAAAACCTCTTGGAAGCTGAAGCGTCTGATCAGATGGGTATGCAGTTTGAGGCATCATCTTTTGTGGATCAAAGCTTTCAGCTGGATTCCCAGCAACAGTAAATCTTGGACCCATTGTATTGTATTGATTTCCACCAGTATACTGAAGTAAAGAGGGGTGCTGAAAGAAATGAATGAAGTTTGGGTCGGGAATGGATGGCTGCATACCAACCCCAAGTTGTCCATACATTTTATATGACTGCATAAAATCTGTTCCCCCAATAGGATTCCCAGTTGAAGGAAAACCAGATGGCCTGCCACTAAAGCTTGGAGTCATAGGACTGTCAAGAGGCGTAGCAAGAGAACCTTGGGGAGCATAACTAGCCATAAAAGGTGGCAAAACTGAACCAGTTACAGGGTACCCTCCAGTTCCAATTGAAGTTGGAAATGCATTAGCAGGGTGCAAATTCTGATAATAAGGGCTTCCAAAAGAATTTGGTGTGAAGAAAGGTGATGTCATTCCAAGCTGCGGTAAAAATTGCTGCATGTCACCAGCAGGTAACTTGAGCTGAGTATGAGACAGGTTATCAGCAAAAGGAACATGGGAAAAATGTGGTCCTTGAGGGGTCATTTGAATAGGATCGCCTTGGGCTGGTAGCAAGGGGCCATACTGCTGCAAGACATTGTCCTGCCACTTCTGGTTAACAGATGAGGATGAATGGCCATCCAAACTTAACTTCAAATTCTTCATATTGGAGTCCACATTATCAAGCTCAGTAACAGCTGTGCCACTGCCAAGCACAACAtttccaagtttggtgtctacgGCCGACTTTTCTTGCTGAGAAATTTGCACACCAGTATTACCAGTATATGATGAGCTGGAAATGGGCGATGACGAAATATCATTGCTAATAGTACTTTTCAGTGGGCTATTTGGGGCCCAAGAGTTCAAATCCGATTGCTTGACAGCATCAACTGACAAACTCCTTGACAAATTTATGTCAGAACGTACAGTCATAGCATCACCAGTGTTGCTATTTGAAGGATTAGAAGATGAACTATCAGGCAAAGACGCCACACTCTGCTGAAAGCTTTCCTGAAGAAAATATAAACAGATGATGATAAGGCCATTTGTCACAGTCAACAGAAAATCAAAGCACTAATTCAAACATCATTTGTaaatagaaaagggaa carries:
- the LOC120712878 gene encoding exocyst complex component EXO70I-like, whose amino-acid sequence is MTKQDAISKDSHLSSAANFQWQLRSLPIAISTVHPSSHGDQLLLVTVLCVKQAKAPIGGDILHGEGSNNSRPPAMCPNASTTATADADSELAKLQASRAAIVSVLSAAAEAEIDIDAVGDHLAELLSRASPSSSHLQSQAVAARALRARIDRAVVPAEPLLAAFRHVSALAEEAAPPADPADAASAVAFVDRVDQLRDAIEEVVARGDEAVRRVEEAVGFLGRTKAAGRGRVRRLTEAAATLRAVYETEAEQMRFEGPLDEALLGLQDLFEALLLRLKHPAAPAGDDDDDVAGADGDTAPYELGTDDEVEAATRMARTLAGNDCLDICLDIYVKTRYRRAAKAMMRLNPAYLKSYTVEAIDGMEWESLESAMALWSPHFHVAIAAVLAAERRLCARVLEPLPPAVWPECFAKIAARIVAAFFRFADGVAAAAREPQRLFKLLDMLDAVVRERGRLDELFSSESATLVAIRERTLEVERALARAAAGVFFEFGLRIETHYVTGAGAGADVPKIVRYAVNYLKCLASDDYGALMDTALRAERERGGGEDEDGSEGGGGGGRAPLAEAASNVLEALHRHVEAARRVCADTVASHVMAMNAYWYIYMRARGSELAKLVGEDTMRRRYKAAAEEAAWEYQDAAWTPLVRVVCGGSSGAPKTWPAADARGKAAAFADMLEDRVRRHGAEYKIPDGDLRGQIKTAAAKAVRGAYAGFLKANDKALAGGRREMLPLDVIERMVGRVFDEMGDGVAGSVGRARSSRSRRESRDSGNLEGFGV
- the LOC120712880 gene encoding pumilio homolog 5-like, whose amino-acid sequence is MATESAVRLIGGTGARDWSKGFGAFDSSVGGLSGEDLGFVDNGTGVYGGWRESVPNRSGSAPPSMEGSLAALGHLIGQQSGSFEASLANLDNMTDSSKSEEQLCADPAYFEYYGSKVNLNPRLPPPLISRESRRLMNRVGKAKEWRVVSQDNSSKSSIYVPRATLSTHKEEPEDDKSPRLDSSSVEDAHIISSASNFESQDFMLESFQQSVASLPDSSSSNPSNSNTGDAMTVRSDINLSRSLSVDAVKQSDLNSWAPNSPLKSTISNDISSSPISSSSYTGNTGVQISQQEKSAVDTKLGNVVLGSGTAVTELDNVDSNMKNLKLSLDGHSSSSVNQKWQDNVLQQYGPLLPAQGDPIQMTPQGPHFSHVPFADNLSHTQLKLPAGDMQQFLPQLGMTSPFFTPNSFGSPYYQNLHPANAFPTSIGTGGYPVTGSVLPPFMASYAPQGSLATPLDSPMTPSFSGRPSGFPSTGNPIGGTDFMQSYKMYGQLGVGMQPSIPDPNFIHFFQHPSLLQYTGGNQYNTMGPRFTVAGNPAESFDPQKMMPQTAYPSDQTLQLPRGFPNSPTSRRGVVPNYQAMSPYIPMSYPTSPVFQGQTLPGALPPGRRNDSVGFQSPTRNITANSGTQGQPQRQKFDEPKACSFLEELKSNRARRVELSDITGRIVEYSADQHGSRFIQQKLENCTAEEKASVFAEVLPHAASLMTDVFGNYVIQKFFEHGTREQRRDLGTKLVGHVLPLSLQMYGCRVIQKALEVMELEQKIDLVRELDGHVMRCVRDQNGNHVIQKCIECVPTEHIDFIVSAFQGQVASLSMHPYGCRVIQRVLEHCGGNSQGQCIIDEILQSACILAQDQYGNYVTQHVLERGKSHERSQIITKLAGQVVTMSQNKFASNVIEKSFQHGDIVERDLLIRQIVEQTEGNDNLLAMMKDQYANYVVQKILETCNESQRELLLSRVKGHLQALRKYTYGKHIVSRVEQLCGEGPTDSDS